The DNA region CCTGGTCTTCGGCTTCGTGGTCGCCTTCGCCTTCGCCCTGATGCTCACCTCGTTCCGCTCGCTGGCCGTCGCCGGCACCGCCGTGGTGCTCAACCTGCTCTCGGTCGGCGCCGCGTACGGCGTGCTCACCCTGGTCTTCCAGCACGGCGTCGGCGCCTCGCTGCTCGGCACGGCCGGGGTCGGCGCGGTCGAGTCCTGGGTGCCGCTCTTCCTCTTCGTGATCCTCTTCGGCCTCTCGATGGACTACCACGTCTTCGTGGTCTCCCGGATCAAGGAGGGCCACGACCGGGGCATGCCGACCCGCGCCGCCATCGCCCACGGCATCCGCTCCACGGCCGGGGTCGTCACCAGCGCCGCGGTGATCATGGTGGCGGTGTTCGCGGTCTTCGGCACCCTCTCCATGCAGGCGATGAAGCAGATGGGCGTCGGCCTCGCGGTCGCCGTGCTGATCGACGCCACGATCATCCGCGCCGTACTGCTGCCCGCGGTGATGACCCTGCTCGGCGACCACAACTGGTACCTGCCCCGCTGGCTCGGCTGGCTGCCGAACCTCTCGCACGGCGAGACCTTCCCGCCGGTCGGCGCCCCCGACGCGGTGACCGGCCCGCCGGCCCCCGAGCCGGCCGCCCAGGCCCGGCACCGCCGGGTCGGGGTCTGACCTTCCCCTCGGACCCCACGACCCGCCGGGCCCCGCGACACGCGGGGCCCGGCACCCGTTTGCCAGAATGATCGCCGTCTCCCCCCACCACGGAACGGACCCCCCATGCTCCCCTTCGACGAGGGCCGGGCCCGGCTGATCCTCACCGACGCCTGCCGGTCCGCCGGCCTGCCCGCGCCCGACGGCGCCCGGCTGCTCGCGCTCGGCGAGAACGCCGTCTTCGACCTCGGCGACCCGGCCGTGGTCGCCAAGGTCGGCCGCGGCCCCGAACTCTCCGAGCGCACGCAGCGCGAACTCGCCGTCGCCGACTGGCTCGCCGGCCGGGGCATCCCGGTGGTCCGCCCGTACGACGCACTGCCCGCCGAACCCCGGTTCACCCACGGGCACCCCGTCACCTTCTGGCACCGGCTCCCGCCCGCCGTACGGCCCGCCCGGCCGGTCGACCTCGCGCCGCTGCTGGACGCCCTGCACCGGCTGCCCGACCCGCCCTTCCCGCTCCCCCGGCGCGACCTGCTCACCCCCGTCGAACGCTGGCTCGACTCCGCCGACGGGCACGTCGACCCGGCCGACGCCGCCTTCCTGCGGCAGCGCCGGGACTCCTTCGCCGCCGCCCTGCCCGACCTCGTCCCGCACCTGCCGACCGGGGTGATCCACGGCGACGCGCTCCCGCGCAACGTCCACGTCGGCCCGGACGGACCCGTCCTGCTCGACCTGGAGACCCTCTCCCGCGACCTGCGCGAGCACGACCTGGTGGTCCTGGCGCTCAGCCACGACCGGTACGGCGTCCCCGGCGAGGAGTACCGGGCGTTCACCGACGCGTACGGCTGGGACGTGCGCGAGTGGTCCGGCTTCGCGGTGCTGCGCGGGGCGCGCGAGACGGCCAGCGCCTCCTGGGTCGCCCAGCAGGTGCCGGGCAACCCGGCCGCGCTCGCCGAGTTCCGCCGCCGGGTGGACTCGCTGCGCGCGGGAGCGACGGAGGTGCGCTGGTACCCGTTCTGACGCGGCGGCGGGCGGGGCGCAGGCGCCCCGGGCCGTGGCGCTGAACGGCGGGCGGGCGGCGGGCGGTGCAACCCGGCCGGGGCCGCGGGCGTCTTACCGGACAGTCATCCTGACCGAGGATCGGCATCCGCCTCTGCACCTCAGGAGCCGCCGCCATGCCGGAGCACACCGCCCCGCCGCGCCCCTCGTCCCCCGCCCGGCACCGCCGACGACTCGTCGCAGGCTGCGCCGCGCTCGCCGCCTCACTGGCCCTGGCCGCCTGCGGCACCGCCAGCGGCGCGCTCCAGCCCCAGCCGAGCACGACCACCGCCGCGTCCCCGCCGGCCCCGTCGGCCTCCTCCCCGGTCTCCCCGTCGGGTACGCCGTCGCCCGGTACGCCGTCCTCCGGTACGCCGTCGTCGGGTTCGCCGTCCTCCGCGGCCCCGGTGCCCGGCACACCGTCGGCCACCCTGCCGCCGACCGGGCCCACCACGCCGAGCGCGCCGAGCACGCCGCCCGCACCGAAGCCCACCCCGCCGAAGCCCGGCACCGCCGGACCCTCGACGCCCGGCCCCGGCAAGTCCACCACCGCCACGCCCAGGCCACCGGCGCCCCCGGCCCCCTCCACCGGGGTCCCCACCTCGGTCGTCCGCTCCACCGCGTCCGGCGGCCGGACGGTCGCGCTCACCTTCGACGACGGCCCCGGCCCGGCCACCGGCCAGGTCCTGGACCTGCTCGCCCAGTACCACGCCAAGGCGACGTTCTGCCTGGTCGGCAAGCAGGCCGCCGCCGGCCCGGCCACCGTCCGGCGGATCGTCGCGGCCGGACACCGGCTCTGCGACCACAGTGTCGACCACCCCCAGCCCTTCGCCGCGCTCTCCCACGAGCAGGCCGTCCACCAGATCGTCGACGCCGAGACGGCGATCGTCCGGGCGGGCGGGCCGGGCACCGCGGTCGGCTGGTTCCGCGCCCCCGGCGGCGCGTTCACCGAGGACAACCAGCGGATAGCCGCCGACAACGGCCTCCGCCCGCTCGGCTGGTCGGTCGACCCCCGCGACTGGTCCCGCCCCGGGACGGCCGCGATCGTCTCCGCCGTCCAGTCGCAGCTCAAGCCCGGCGGCGTCGTCCTGCTCCACGACGGCGGCGGCGACCGCGGCCAGACCGTGGCCGCCCTCCGGCAACTGCTGCCCTGGCTGGCCGCCCAGGGCTACCGCTTCGACTTCCCGGCGAGCTGATCCGGCCACCTCCGCACCACCCGCCCCTTCACCCGGAAGGCCTAGACTCCGGGCCATGGCCAACGATCAACTCGTGCCCCTCGGGCCGCGCCTGAGCAACGGTCGGCTCCTCGGACTGGTCGTGCTCGCCATCGGCACCGCGTCGGCCGGCTGGATCACCGGCACCGGGTTCGTCCGGGCCTTCGGCGAGGACGCCTGCGGACCCGAGCAGTCCTGCGGCGGCATCGGCGTCGCCGTCCACCTCGCCGGTGGCATCCTGGGCTGGCTGGCGGCCCTGGTCGGCACCGCCACCACCGCGCACGGCGACGGCCCGCTGGACGGCGACTCGGCCACCTCCGACCGCGGCGTGCTGCTCGGCTGCCTCGCCCTCGGACTGGCCGGCGCCTCCTTCGCGAACAACACCTTCCACCCGTGGCCGCTCGCCCCGGTCGCCCCGCTCGCCCTGGCCACGGCCGGGCTCGACCGGTTCGCCGCCCGGCGGTGGCGCACCGCACGGCTGGAACAGCACCGCAAGGCCGAACAGGAGCACCGACTGGCCGAGTTCGGCGTCACCGTCCCCGGTGTGGTGGTCGCCGTCGGCGGCGACGGCAGCCTCCAGGACGGGGATCCGGTGCTGCTCCTGACCGTCGAGTTCACCGCCGCCGGCACCGTCCACACCACCACCGTGACCGGCACCTTCCCCGGGCCCGGTGCCGGCGCCCCGCTCCGCGGCAGCCCCGCCGAGGTCCGTTACGACCCGGCCGATCCGGCGGTGGCCAGGGCCACCGTCACCGGCCCCGCCCCCGCCCCCGCCGACGCCGTCCCCGCGCCCGCCCCGGCCGCCGGAGCCGCCCCCGAGATCGTCGACGGCCTGGAGCGCCTCACCGCCCTGCACCGCCAAGGCGCCCTGGACGCAGCCGAATTCGCCCTCGCCAAGGCCCAGTTGCTCGGACGCGCCCCGGTGGACGAGCACCGTTGACCGCCGGCCCCGCGGGCCGCCACTCGCACGACACCCCCGCGCCACGGCTGCTTTCCCCCGCAGAAAGGAACCGTCCACCTGGCCGACGCCCAAGCCGAACTAGCCTTCACGGATGACGATCGAACGCCGGATCACCGGCCCACGTCTGCTCGCCGTCATCCTCATGTGCTGCTTCGCCGCGGGGGCCGGCTGGCTCGGCACGACCGGACTGCTGCGGGTGCTCGCCTCGGACCCGTGCGGTCACGAGACGGGCTGCAACCCCGACACCATGGCGCTGCAGCTCGTCGGCGGCCTGATGCTCTGGCTGGCCGCCATGCTGTGCGTGGCTGGCCTGGTCAACAGCGCCGACGAGAACGACCGCTGCCGTCGCATGTCGGCCGGCCTGACCTTCCCGCTCTGGTTCCTGCTGACCCTGGCCGGCGCCTACCCCGCCGACGGGACCACGCACCCCTGGCTGCTGATCCCGATCACCGTGCTGGCCCTGTTCGCCCTCCTCGTGGGCGTCCCCGCGGAACGGCGGGTGGCGCGCGAGACCGCGGTGCACCGCCGGGCCCGTCTCCTCAACCGGCGGCTGGTCGAGCACGGCGCGACCGTCCCCGGCACCGTCACCGCGCTCGCGGGAACGCCCGCCACCGCCGCCCACCGGACCGGCCTGCGGCTCACCGTGCGGTACCGGACCCTCAAGGGCGAGGACCACGAGGCCACCCGGGCGGGCGAGTTCCCCTCCTACGCCCTGCCGCAGGTCGGCGACCGGGTGACCGTCCGCTACGACCCGCTGGCCCCGGGCGACGCCGAGTTCGCCGTCCGCCCGCCCGACGAGCAGCCCCGGGACGCCGCGTCCGTCCTCGCCCGGGAGCTGGAGCGCCTCGCCGTGCTGCACCGCGAAGGCTCCCTGAGCAGCGAGGAGTTCGCCCTCGCCAAGGCCCGGCTGCTCACGTCCGTCCCGGAGGACGGCTACTCCACCGCGAGCCGGTAGACCTGCCGGGAGCCGCCCTCCGGGCCGGGCCCGGCCGGCTCGCCCGGCAGGAAGCCGAGCCGCTCGTAGAAGACCCGGGCACCACTGGCCACCGCACCCGGGTGGTCGGCGCCGAAGGTGACCACCTCCACCACGGCCGGCCCGCGGACGTACCGGCGCAGCGCCTCGTCCAGCAGTGCCCGCCCGACGCCCGTCCCCCGTGCCCGGGCCGCCACCACCAGCCAGTGCAGGTGGTGGTGGCCCTCCCCGCCGCGGCCGAACAGCAGCCCGCCGAGCGGGCCGTCGGTGTCAGTGCCGGTGTCGGTGTCACTTTCGGCGATCAGCGCGAGGCCGCCCTCGGCGCTTCTCGTCACCGCCCGGTGGAAGCCGGGCTCGGCCACCATCGGCCCGAACCACTCCTCCACCTCCCCCGCGAGTCCGAGGAAGGCGGGAAGGTCGACGTGCTCAGCCAGCCTGATGATCATCCCGGCAGTCTGCCAGGGACTGCGCGCCGGTGGTGCCGTTCCTCTCCGGCGGGCAGCCGTGACCGGCCCGGGCAGGCGCTCCGGGGCACGCCCGACGCACCGGCCCCACCGTCCGCCCTCAACGGCCGCACCCTCAGCCGCACCGGCGGCACGGGGACGGGCGCCGCGAGCGCGGGCCGTTCCCCCGGCCCCTGCCCGTACCGGGGCGGTGATGCCGCTCCCCTCCGGCGGGCCGGACGCGGGGCTCCCGGCGGGCAGCCGCGACCGGCCCCGACAAGCACTCCGGGGCACGCCCGACACACCGGCCCCAACCGTCCGCCCTCGACAGCCGCACCCTCAGCCGCACCGGTGGCCGCGGGTGCGGTGCGGGGGACGGGCGCCGCAGGCGCGGGTCGGTCCCCCGGCCCCTGCCCGTACCCCCGCCGGTGGTGCCGCTCCCCTCCGGCGGGCCGGACGCACGGCCCCGCCGTCCGCCCTCGACGGCCGCACCCGCGACACGAGGACAGGCGGCCACGGGCGCGGGCCAGTCCCCCGGCCCCTGCCCGTACCGGGGCGGCACAGCGGCCCCGGCGCCGGATTCACAGCGCAGGGGCCTCCGCGCGGGTGCCGTCAGCGCAGGGGCCTCAGCGCAGCGGCCAGCGGGGGTCGATGACGGCCTGCGGATCCTTGCCGCGGCGCAGCCAGGCCTGGAGGTCCTCGGCCCAGGCGCGGTGCCAGGCGATCTGCCGGGTGTGGAGTTCGGCGGGCGGGACGCTGCCGGCCTCGGCGGGGTAGCGCTCGCCGATGGCGACGGCCACCAGGACGGCGGCGAGCGCGTCGCTGCCCGCCTCGTGGGCGTCGGTCAGCTCGACGCCGTACACCTCGCAGACCCGCTGGAGCGTCCGGGAGCCCTTGCGGTACTTGTCCACGGCCCGGTCGATGACCAGGGCGTCGAGGACCGGTCCGACCGGCCCGCCCAGGCGCTCGGCGAGCGGCGGCAGGCCGTGCCGGTGCAGCTCGGCGTCGAGCAGCGAGAGGTCGAAGGGAGCGTTGAAGGCGACCACCGGCCGGCCGGCGGCGAGCCGCTCGCAGAGGGCGGTGGCTATCTCGTCCACCGCCTCCTTGGCCGGGCGGCCCTTCGCGCGGGCGAGGTCGTCGCCGATGCCGTGGATCGCCTCGGCCTCGGCGGGGATCGGGATGCCCGGGTCGAGCAGCCATCCGGTGGCGCTCAGCCGGCGGGCCCCGACGGTGTCCACGAGGGCGGCCGTGACGATGCGGTCCACGGCCGGGTCGGTGCCCGTGGTCTCCAGGTCGAAGCCGACCAGTGGCTGCTGCCACCAGCTCATAGGGGTGTGTCCTTCCGTCCTGCTGGTCGAAACAGCCCCTATCATCGCCCGCCCCTCCGACAATCCGGCCGGTGGGGCGGGCGGGAGCGGCGGTCAGGCCGCTCCGAGCAGGGTCCGGCCGAGCCAGTCGGAGGCGTCCCGGACGCCGGGCAGGACGTAGAAGTAGCCGCCTCCGGTGGGGCGGAGGAAGCGGGCCAGGGGCTCGTCGGCGAGCCGGTTCTGGACCGCCTCGAACTGGCGGACCACGTCCTGCTGGTAGCAGCAGAACACCAGGCCGAGCTCGGGCACGCCGTCCGCGTCGAGGCCGCGGTCGTAGTTGAAGGCGCGGCGCAGGATGCGGCTGTCGCGGCTCGCGGCGGTGCGCGGGTTGGCGAGCCGGATGTGCGCGTCGAGGGCGGTCACGTCGCCCTTCGGGTCCTGGCCGTAGTCCGGCTTGTCGCTCTCCTTGGTCCGGCCGAGCGGGGCGCCGTCGGACTTGCGGCGGCCGATCATCCGCTCCTGGTCCTTCAGCGGCACCTCGTCCCAGGGCCCGGTCAGGGTGCGGACGGCCCGGACCACCTGGTAGCTGCCGCCGACCGCCCAGGCCGGCTCGCCGGTGTCCGCGCCGACCCAGACCAGCCCGTCCATGTCCTGGGCCGACCCGGTGTCGGGGTTCTCGATGCCGTCCTTGAAGCCGAGCGAGTTGCGGGCGGCGCCGGTGGGGCGGGCGCGGTTCTGGAAGCCGTCCAGCTGCCAGCGCGGCCGGAGCGCGCCACGGCCCGCACGGAGCAGGTCCCGCACGGCGTGCTCGACGGTGTCCCGGCTGGTGGCGCAGACCTGGAGGGAGACGTCGCCGTGGCACTCGGCGGGGCGCAGCGCGTCGTTGGGGAAGGTCCGCATCGCGGTGAGCTTCCGGGGGCGGGCACCGGCGAGGCCGTAGCGGGCGTCGAAGAGGGAGGCGCCGACGGCGACGGTGACGGTGAGGTCGTCGGTGGGCAGGGCGGCGGGCCCGAGGGTGCCGCTGTCGGCGGGCGGGGCGTCGGCGCCGGTGTCGGGCGGGGTGCCCCCGTCGGTGAGGAAGCGGATCCGGTCGGTGAGGGTGCGCAGCAGCGCCTCCAGGGCCCTGCGGTCGGCGACGTTCACGTCGAAGGCGAGGAAGGTGCCGTAGCCGGGCGGCGGGTTGAGGATGCCCGCCTGGTGGTCGCCGTGGAACGGGATCCGGCCGGTGGCCGCCCTCGGCCCGGTGTCGGCGGTCGGGGCACCGGCCGCGGGGCCGGTGGCCGACCGGGCGGGGGCGGCCGCCCCGAGGGTGAGCGCCCCGGCGGCGCCGGCGCCGAGGGCGGTGCGGACGAAGCTGCGGCGGGAGGCGGCGGGGGCGCCCGGGTCGGTCGTGGGCTGACTGGTCAACGGCGGGCCTTCCGGATCGTCGGCAGGAGGCTGCGGGCACGCCGAAGGGGCCTCGCGGCTGCCGGGGGGGAACGTGCGGCAGGCCCGGAACCGGCCTGCTGATCATGGAATCGACGCTAGCAAGCCCCGGCCCGGCCCGCCCCCGCTCGTGCACCCCGGCTGACCGTCCATCGGCCGATTACCGGCCGGTCGCCATCCGTCCGGCCTAGGAAGCCGTCCGGACGGGCTTCCTCGGCGGACGGGCACCCGGGTCGGCCGCGCCCCGCCGACCCGCGCCCCCGTCGACCCGCACCCCGCCGACCCGAGCCGCGCCCACCGGCACCCACCGGTGCCCAGGATGTCTTTGCAAAGTCGTCCTGGACTTTGCAAAGACGCCCCGGGACGTGCCTCGTGGATCAGCCCGGGTCCGCGACGCGCCCCGTCCTCCGCCGTGTGGGGCACGCACCCGGGCGTCGCGGCCGGCCTGGTCCACGGGGTTCCTCGGCGGCCGGGCCGGTCGTGGCCCGGTTCCCCCACGATCCCGCCCGGCCCGACCCCGGACGTCCACCGCGGGGAGGGACCGCCTCCCCCGCCCGGCGGAGCGCGTCAGGAGACCGGCCGGGAGTCCGCCCAGATGCCCTCGAACTCCTCGCGGTAGACCTCCAGCAGCCCGGCGTCCGTGCCGCCCGGCTGCTGC from Kitasatospora sp. NBC_00458 includes:
- a CDS encoding exonuclease domain-containing protein — translated: MSWWQQPLVGFDLETTGTDPAVDRIVTAALVDTVGARRLSATGWLLDPGIPIPAEAEAIHGIGDDLARAKGRPAKEAVDEIATALCERLAAGRPVVAFNAPFDLSLLDAELHRHGLPPLAERLGGPVGPVLDALVIDRAVDKYRKGSRTLQRVCEVYGVELTDAHEAGSDALAAVLVAVAIGERYPAEAGSVPPAELHTRQIAWHRAWAEDLQAWLRRGKDPQAVIDPRWPLR
- the efeB gene encoding iron uptake transporter deferrochelatase/peroxidase subunit: MTSQPTTDPGAPAASRRSFVRTALGAGAAGALTLGAAAPARSATGPAAGAPTADTGPRAATGRIPFHGDHQAGILNPPPGYGTFLAFDVNVADRRALEALLRTLTDRIRFLTDGGTPPDTGADAPPADSGTLGPAALPTDDLTVTVAVGASLFDARYGLAGARPRKLTAMRTFPNDALRPAECHGDVSLQVCATSRDTVEHAVRDLLRAGRGALRPRWQLDGFQNRARPTGAARNSLGFKDGIENPDTGSAQDMDGLVWVGADTGEPAWAVGGSYQVVRAVRTLTGPWDEVPLKDQERMIGRRKSDGAPLGRTKESDKPDYGQDPKGDVTALDAHIRLANPRTAASRDSRILRRAFNYDRGLDADGVPELGLVFCCYQQDVVRQFEAVQNRLADEPLARFLRPTGGGYFYVLPGVRDASDWLGRTLLGAA
- a CDS encoding phosphotransferase enzyme family protein; this translates as MLPFDEGRARLILTDACRSAGLPAPDGARLLALGENAVFDLGDPAVVAKVGRGPELSERTQRELAVADWLAGRGIPVVRPYDALPAEPRFTHGHPVTFWHRLPPAVRPARPVDLAPLLDALHRLPDPPFPLPRRDLLTPVERWLDSADGHVDPADAAFLRQRRDSFAAALPDLVPHLPTGVIHGDALPRNVHVGPDGPVLLDLETLSRDLREHDLVVLALSHDRYGVPGEEYRAFTDAYGWDVREWSGFAVLRGARETASASWVAQQVPGNPAALAEFRRRVDSLRAGATEVRWYPF
- a CDS encoding polysaccharide deacetylase family protein, yielding MPEHTAPPRPSSPARHRRRLVAGCAALAASLALAACGTASGALQPQPSTTTAASPPAPSASSPVSPSGTPSPGTPSSGTPSSGSPSSAAPVPGTPSATLPPTGPTTPSAPSTPPAPKPTPPKPGTAGPSTPGPGKSTTATPRPPAPPAPSTGVPTSVVRSTASGGRTVALTFDDGPGPATGQVLDLLAQYHAKATFCLVGKQAAAGPATVRRIVAAGHRLCDHSVDHPQPFAALSHEQAVHQIVDAETAIVRAGGPGTAVGWFRAPGGAFTEDNQRIAADNGLRPLGWSVDPRDWSRPGTAAIVSAVQSQLKPGGVVLLHDGGGDRGQTVAALRQLLPWLAAQGYRFDFPAS
- a CDS encoding DUF3592 domain-containing protein; translation: MTIERRITGPRLLAVILMCCFAAGAGWLGTTGLLRVLASDPCGHETGCNPDTMALQLVGGLMLWLAAMLCVAGLVNSADENDRCRRMSAGLTFPLWFLLTLAGAYPADGTTHPWLLIPITVLALFALLVGVPAERRVARETAVHRRARLLNRRLVEHGATVPGTVTALAGTPATAAHRTGLRLTVRYRTLKGEDHEATRAGEFPSYALPQVGDRVTVRYDPLAPGDAEFAVRPPDEQPRDAASVLARELERLAVLHREGSLSSEEFALAKARLLTSVPEDGYSTASR
- a CDS encoding SHOCT domain-containing protein, whose product is MANDQLVPLGPRLSNGRLLGLVVLAIGTASAGWITGTGFVRAFGEDACGPEQSCGGIGVAVHLAGGILGWLAALVGTATTAHGDGPLDGDSATSDRGVLLGCLALGLAGASFANNTFHPWPLAPVAPLALATAGLDRFAARRWRTARLEQHRKAEQEHRLAEFGVTVPGVVVAVGGDGSLQDGDPVLLLTVEFTAAGTVHTTTVTGTFPGPGAGAPLRGSPAEVRYDPADPAVARATVTGPAPAPADAVPAPAPAAGAAPEIVDGLERLTALHRQGALDAAEFALAKAQLLGRAPVDEHR
- a CDS encoding GNAT family N-acetyltransferase — encoded protein: MIIRLAEHVDLPAFLGLAGEVEEWFGPMVAEPGFHRAVTRSAEGGLALIAESDTDTGTDTDGPLGGLLFGRGGEGHHHLHWLVVAARARGTGVGRALLDEALRRYVRGPAVVEVVTFGADHPGAVASGARVFYERLGFLPGEPAGPGPEGGSRQVYRLAVE